A part of Paenibacillus sp. IHBB 10380 genomic DNA contains:
- the hemQ gene encoding hydrogen peroxide-dependent heme synthase, giving the protein MSEVALTLEGWYSLHDFRSINWTAWKSADDEDRAMALDELQAFLQDWTEIETSKKGSSAVYTIVGQKADFVFMHLRETLEEINAVETAFNKTTFAQYTTKSYSYVSVVELSNYIGGASGGDPMENPEVVARLKPTLPKNKYICFYPMNKKRNLDDNWYMRTMEDRKTMMRSHSMIGRSYAGKVKQIITGSVGLDDWEWGVTLFSDDALHFKKLVYEMRFDEVSARYGEFGSFYVGSLLNEQSFEELLKL; this is encoded by the coding sequence ATGTCAGAAGTTGCCTTAACATTAGAAGGTTGGTACTCACTACATGATTTCCGTTCTATTAACTGGACAGCTTGGAAGTCTGCTGATGATGAAGATCGAGCGATGGCACTCGATGAACTTCAAGCCTTTCTACAAGATTGGACAGAGATTGAGACCAGCAAAAAAGGAAGCAGCGCAGTGTATACGATCGTTGGACAAAAAGCCGACTTTGTATTCATGCACCTTCGTGAAACGTTAGAAGAGATAAATGCTGTCGAGACTGCCTTTAACAAGACTACATTTGCTCAATATACTACCAAATCTTATTCATATGTAAGCGTAGTTGAATTGAGTAACTATATAGGCGGAGCAAGCGGTGGAGATCCAATGGAGAATCCAGAAGTAGTCGCTCGCTTGAAACCAACCTTACCTAAGAATAAATATATTTGTTTCTATCCGATGAACAAGAAACGTAATCTAGACGATAACTGGTACATGCGCACCATGGAAGATCGTAAAACAATGATGCGTAGCCACAGTATGATTGGACGCAGTTATGCTGGTAAAGTGAAGCAGATCATTACAGGTTCTGTAGGTCTAGATGATTGGGAATGGGGCGTAACCTTATTCTCTGACGATGCCCTTCATTTCAAGAAACTGGTATATGAGATGCGTTTTGACGAAGTTAGTGCCCGTTATGGTGAATTTGGATCATTCTACGTTGGTAGTCTACTAAATGAACAATCTTTTGAAGAATTACTTAAATTGTAA
- a CDS encoding YuiB family protein yields the protein MQFIPVLVLMVLFFVMMFGIGFILNMLMKTTWFPSYLFIIVILPIVVYSLWDRSATLWTHLASFQMVDYFTGIAGLAGAILSGWSIQKLRDGGYKMF from the coding sequence ATGCAATTTATTCCTGTGCTTGTGCTGATGGTATTGTTTTTTGTTATGATGTTCGGCATTGGATTTATTCTCAATATGTTAATGAAAACTACATGGTTTCCGTCTTATTTGTTTATCATTGTTATTTTACCCATCGTCGTGTATTCCTTGTGGGATCGAAGCGCAACGTTATGGACTCATTTAGCCTCATTCCAAATGGTTGATTATTTCACAGGGATTGCTGGATTAGCAGGGGCTATATTAAGTGGTTGGTCGATTCAAAAGTTACGTGATGGCGGATATAAAATGTTCTAA